GTAGCGCCCGAATTATCCATGGCGGGCGAAATTGCGGATGAGTTTGTAAAACTTGCAAAATCGTTAAGCAAGCCCGTGCCCGTTTGGGTAACCGAGGCCGGCTATGATATTAACCAGGGCAGCTACCAGAAAGCCTCCTACATAGGTAATAAAACGCCGCTTGAAACCCAGGGCGATTGGATTTTACGCACATCATTACTGTATATGCGTCATGGCATACAGCGCTTGTTTTTTTACCAGCTTTTAGATGATACCCCAAATGCTGATGTACAATATGCAACATCGGGCCTGGCCGAAAACGGTAAGCGCCGCCCCGCTGCCGATTATATTTTGCAGGCAAACAAGTTGCTGGGGAATTATAAATATGCCGGCACCATAAATACAGATCCGCTGGTTGATAAGTACGTTTCCGGTTCAAAAACCATGTATATTTTAGCCGTGCCCGACCAGAAAGGGCGCACTGCCAACTATGTGCTTAATGTAGCTGCGGCAAAGGCAAACATTTATACCTTAACACCCGGAGCAAATGATGCAGCTAAACAAACAGTTGATACCAATAATGGCAAGTTAAGCGTAAATGTATCTGAAACGCCGGTTATTGTTGAACCTGTAAATTAAATAAACGAGGAGAGATTTTGCCTCACCTGCCGGGCATAGCCGCCGCCAAACAGGTTTACGTGTATAAGCAAAGGGTATAAATTCCAAAGTTTGAGGCGTTGCTGCCAGCCTTTCGGTAAAGGGAACGCCTCGTGATAGGCCTGGTAAAAAACGTTATCGAAGCCACCAAACAGGGTTGTCATGGCAATATCAAACTCGCGGTTACTGTAGCTCACAGCCGGATCAATAAGGTATGGAACACCATCAGTACCGATGAGATAATTTCCAGACCAAAGATCACCGTGAATAAGCGATGGTGGCTCTTCATCAAAAAGTGAGGGGAGCTTTTTATATACCTCTTCAAATAAACGTACATCTGCTTTGGTTAATTCATTTTTATCAACTGCCATTTTAACCATAGGTTGCAGGCGTTCTTCAATAAAAAAACCACTCCAGGTATTGTGCCATCTGTTGCTTTGCGCTAATGACCCCATATAGTTATCAGCAAAAAAACCAAAGCGGCTATCGGTGTTACCATGCATTTGAGCGAGTTGGGTACCAAGCATTGCCGATGATGCGCTGTTCCCCGGTACCGCATCAATCCATTGCAAAACCAAATAACTATAAGCCTCAAAATCGCCCTGTAAAATAATCTGGGGAACTGCTACCGAGGCAGTTTTGCTGATTGCTGATAAGCCTTCCTTTTCTTTTAAAAACATACCGGGATAAGCATACCTGTCATTCAACTTTAACAAATAATCATTATCAGCCCCTTGCAATTTGTATAGATGGTTTATATCTCCGCCGCTAACTGTATTAACACCGGTTATCGTTATATCGAGCTTGTTCTGAAGATTATTGATCAGCGAAACAGGAATCAGATTTTGAACCATAGATTATTGGTAAAGTTGTTAATACCGTTCAACTAAAATATATTTTTTATCTCTTAATTAAATTTCAATAATTATCTACGTTCATATTTAGTCCTTATCACAATAATTCAATGGAAAATCAAATTCCTGCAGCGGTTGTACCGGCCGAAAGATGCACATACTGTAATACCGAAATTAAAGCGGAAGATACCTTTTGTACGCAATGCGGTTATCCTGTAAAAGGTACTGAAACCGAGCAAAACCACTTTATCTCGGAGCGCGAGATACAGGAAATAGATCTGTTTACCTACAATAAATCATTAAGGCAGGCTACAAATACCTTGTATTACCTCTCGGGTATTTTTGTATTTGCTGCTTTGATATATTTCGGTCTTCATAAAGACGACCCCGACGTTGTGGCTGTAGTTATCACCAATATTATCATGGCTGCTATATTTTTGGTATTGGGCAGCTATAGTAAGCGTAAACCTTTAGCCTGCCTCGTATCAGGCCTCTCGCTTTATGTTATTGTACAGGTTTTGAACGCCGTGGTTTCTCCTACAAGCCTTTTGCAGGGAATACTCGTTAAGATCATCATCATTGGTTACATGATCAGAGGTATTAAATCTGCCATGGACGTAGAAAAAATTCGTAAAGAAAATAATATCGCTTAACACTTTTGATTACCGAAGAGCAGGAAATATCTCAAACAAGGTACTGTAGCCAGTGCGGGGCACTCAATTTTATAAGTGTAAGGTTTTGTGGCAGTTGCGGTCACCGGCAATCAGAAATAAATGCCGAACAAAGCCGCCCGAATAACTGGCAGCAGCTACAGCAGGCCGCGCTGTTTTACGGCATCAACATACTGGTTTGCGCGCTATCATCATTTGTTAATTATTTTAAAGACATTGGCTGGTCGTTGATCGTTGAAGTTGTTATTGCCGGTACAGCCGTCATTTTTTTTGCTTATAACTGGGATGATTGTAAAAAACTGTTGCGCTGGCCTTCATTTTCGTGGCAAAAACTGGCCGGTTATTGCGCCATTGCCATGATAGGCGGTGTAATAGTTCATTACTCCGTTACCTGGATCAATGTAACCGTTTTCTCGCGCGATGGCGATTATTATTCAACTTTTAAAGGCTTGCCGGGTGGTGCTTTTTTGCTGATATTTTTCCTGGCGGTAACACCCGCCCTGTTCGAAGAGCTTGGCTTCAGAGGCTATCTGCTTAAAAACTTATTAAACATTGCTGATACCGGGCAGGCCGTTTTTATGTCGGCATTCCTGTTTGCCATTATCCATTTCAGTTTCATTTCTTTATTTTGGTTAATACCTTTCGCATTATTACTGGGTTATACCCGTGTTAAAGAAAACACCATCTGGTACGGGATCTGTATTCATTTTTGCTTTAACTTAACCGCCTGTTTATTTGAATTGCTATAGCATCAAACAATTAAAACGGCAATTAATAAACTCAATACCAAATTATCATCCTAAAAAGCTATTTTTGCGGTTCAATGGAGCACATTCGTAATTTTTGTATCATAGCACATATTGACCACGGCAAAAGTACACTTGCCGATAGGTTATTAGAATATACTAACACCATCACCCAGCGCGAATCGCAGGCACAACTGCTTGACGATATGGATCTGGAGCGCGAGCGCGGTATTACCATAAAAAGCCATGCCATACAAATGGACTATGAGCTTGACGGTCAGAAATACGTGCTCAACCTGATTGATACCCCCGGACACGTAGATTTTTCGTACGAGGTATCACGCTCGATAGCGGCCTGCGAAGGCGCGTTACTGATTGTTGATGCTGCCCAGGGTATCCAGGCGCAAACCATCTCCAACCTTTACCTTGCGTTAGAAAACGACCTGGAAATTATCCCTATCCTCAATAAAATGGACCTTCCGGGCGCTATGCCCGAAGAGGTAAAAGACCAGATTGTTGACCTGATTGGCTGCAAACGCGAAGAAATTCTGGCAGCTTCGGGCAAAACAGGCATGGGTGTGCATGATATTTTACGTGCTATTGTTGAACGTGTACCGGCACCGGTTGGTGATCCTAAGGCACCCCTGCAAGCGTTAATCTTCGACTCGGTATT
The sequence above is a segment of the Mucilaginibacter celer genome. Coding sequences within it:
- a CDS encoding fructosamine kinase family protein; amino-acid sequence: MVQNLIPVSLINNLQNKLDITITGVNTVSGGDINHLYKLQGADNDYLLKLNDRYAYPGMFLKEKEGLSAISKTASVAVPQIILQGDFEAYSYLVLQWIDAVPGNSASSAMLGTQLAQMHGNTDSRFGFFADNYMGSLAQSNRWHNTWSGFFIEERLQPMVKMAVDKNELTKADVRLFEEVYKKLPSLFDEEPPSLIHGDLWSGNYLIGTDGVPYLIDPAVSYSNREFDIAMTTLFGGFDNVFYQAYHEAFPLPKGWQQRLKLWNLYPLLIHVNLFGGGYARQVRQNLSSFI
- a CDS encoding zinc ribbon domain-containing protein is translated as MENQIPAAVVPAERCTYCNTEIKAEDTFCTQCGYPVKGTETEQNHFISEREIQEIDLFTYNKSLRQATNTLYYLSGIFVFAALIYFGLHKDDPDVVAVVITNIIMAAIFLVLGSYSKRKPLACLVSGLSLYVIVQVLNAVVSPTSLLQGILVKIIIIGYMIRGIKSAMDVEKIRKENNIA
- a CDS encoding CPBP family glutamic-type intramembrane protease — translated: MITEEQEISQTRYCSQCGALNFISVRFCGSCGHRQSEINAEQSRPNNWQQLQQAALFYGINILVCALSSFVNYFKDIGWSLIVEVVIAGTAVIFFAYNWDDCKKLLRWPSFSWQKLAGYCAIAMIGGVIVHYSVTWINVTVFSRDGDYYSTFKGLPGGAFLLIFFLAVTPALFEELGFRGYLLKNLLNIADTGQAVFMSAFLFAIIHFSFISLFWLIPFALLLGYTRVKENTIWYGICIHFCFNLTACLFELL